AGTGGTTCTCCCCTGCTCGCGGCCGGTGCGGTGGCCAGCCCAACGAATGTGGCAGCCGAGCCCCAGCGGTGGTGGAGTTTGTCGCGTCGCGATCAGTGTTTGGTGTTCGCTGGGCTCGCAGCTGGAGCGCTGCTGCTCGCCTATCAATGGACACATGCTGGCGATCGTATCGATTTTGAGACCCAGCCCCTGGTGGTTCTCGATTTCAAACTCGATATCAACGGGGCCGATTGGCCCGAGCTATGCCTCCTGCCCGGAGTGGGGGAATCGCTGGCGCAGAGCATTGTGGAAGACCGCCAGCGTCGCGGCCCGTTTGCCTCGCATGAAGATCTGCTGCGTGTCCGTAAGCTCGGTCCGAAAACGCTCGCAGCGATTCGTCCGTATCTACTGCCGCTCGAGGAGAGCCAGGGGCCGAATGCGGCTGAAGTTGGTGGAGCCTCGCCCCCCAACCTTGTAGACTAGAGAGTCTAGTCGAGCCGAAAAAAGTGCGTCGCTCGAGCAGCATGGCCGGGATCGCAATAAGTCGACCCCCGCGCTGCGAAGTAAGCATGACGAGCATGCTCGGGCGACGCCGAGGCGGTTTTCCATTCGTGGACAGGGGCGAGCAGTGAACGGAACGTGGTTTTTTCATCATGGCGGGCAGGACTATGGACCCGTTTCGACCGAGCAGCTGTCGCAGTTGCTCGCCGCAGGTCAGCTGACCCCCGAGCATCCGGTGCGCCGCGCCAGCGATGCGCAGTGGATGCCCGCCGCAAGTTTTGCCGAGCTCCGCTCGAGCGCTGCACCGGCGGCAGCAGCCGCTTCTGAAACCAAAGCCAAACCGCCGGTCAAAAAACCGCCGCAGCGTGTGGCTCCTGCTCCGCCACCACCTCCACCGCCGGCAGCAGCACCTCCCGCAGCGATGGCGCCGCGCCCGGTTGCTCCAATGGCGATGCCCCTGCCGCCCGGAGCTATTCCGGCCGGTGGCGCAGTTCCAGTCGGTGGCCCCGTGCCGGTGCGGGCTGCTGTGCCGATGGCGATGCCACTCGCGCACGGAGCACCAGTCGCAATCGCTCGGCCGGTCGCCGTGGTACCAAGCTCCGCTGTTCCCCTGACAGCAGCGCCACTCGCAGCCGTGCGTGTAGCTGCGGTTCAAGCGGTGGGAGCACAGCCGACATACGCACAGCCTGGCTATGCTCAGCCTGGTTACGCCGCGCCGCAACCGGCAGCGACTTCAGCCTCCGCCAGTGGAGCCGCCGAGCGTCCGAAGAAAAAGAACCATCAGCTGATCATCCTGACGGTGCTGGCTGCGGCGATGCTGGGCGTTGCTGTCGTCGGAGGTGTGCTGATCGCCACCAGCGGCGGCAAAGAGGAGCAGCTGAGCGACGCTGACAGCGACACTAGCTCAACCATCGACGCTGATGAGCCTAGCAGCGGCAACGTCGCGTCGAGCGATCCCTCGTCGACACCCACCGCCGAGACGAGTGCTACTACACCTCCTGCGACACCCGCAGCCGAGCCTGGCGCGATAGCGTCGAGCGAACCAGCAGCTCCCGGCGCAAGCGAAACGCCTGCAGCGGCTCCGGCTGGGAATCAAGAGATTGCAGCCCTGCTGGCGCAGATCAAATCGTTTGGCACACCCAAAAGCACTCTCGGCATCAGTGGCAAATCGGGTCGACTCTGCAAGCTCAGCTTTCATCAAGCATTCATCAGCAGTAGCGCCACGCCAGTCCGGATGACCTCGTCGGCGGCGAGTGTTCCCTCGGCTGTCGGTGGCCGGATGTTGTTCATCGAACTTCGCATCCAAAACACCTCGCCTGAAACGATCACTTACGAAGGTTGGAACGAGACCGCCGTCGCGATCCACTCCGACGGCACGAAGCTCGAGCTGGTGCCGCGCGACAAAACGCCAACCGTCACACGGGCAACCAAGATGGAGCTCGATCCGGGCCGCGAAATCACCGACACGCTGGTGTATGTCGCTCCGGCGACGCTCCCGACGTCGATCAAGCTGATCCTGCCACAGTCGACACTCATCGCGAAAGCGACGCGTTATTTCGCCTTCGAAATTCCGCAGCAAACGCTCTTCGAAGAGCCGGTCCCCGACATCCTGCGGACCAACGACATTGGTGACGGCTCGATGCGGCCGAGCGGTCCTCCGATCCTCTCGCAAGAGGCTATCGACAAGCAGATCGCCGAAGCGATGAAGAACAATCCCGAGCTTCAGTCGACGATCAAAAACGACCAAGGCAAAGAGCCGGTGAAACCAGGCACCCCCGCCGCTCCTGGCATGGTCCCTCCCGCAGGTGAAATCAAGCCGGGCGAAATGAAGCCGGGCGCTGGCCAGCCCGACACGACGAAACCTGATGCTGCTGCTCAGCCCGACACAGCACCTTCTTTGATGGAGAAGCCCAAACTCCAAGTCGTCCCCGCCACTCCGTAGTTGTGTAATTGTGTAGGTCAGGTACGTGCGTACCTGACAAAAAACTCGCCCGGGTGCCAGTTGTGTAGTACTTCGTCTATCGATCAATGTCAGGTTGATTGGGTGCCACTGGCATTTTGCCAGTGCAGAGGCTGGAACCGATGCTTTGGGCGAAATCTGCCTAAAATCGTAGCGTCCATCTATACTTCTCACTGGGCAGAGCCCAGTGGCACACAGGGTTGCCGCATGACATTGATTGATAGATGGACGAGTAGGTCAGGTGCCCGGAGGGAACCTGACGGGAGAGGACTTCGGCAGCAGAGAGCACGTTGTGGTTTCGAGGCCCCGCGATCTGGGCCAGCGGATGCAACCACGCGGAGGAAAAAATTAGCACGGAGTCACGCTATAATTGCAAAGCGGATTACCCTGCAGCATGCTCTTCCTGCTTCGCGATCAGAGCATGGCACCCAGTAGTGCCAAGAAGTAGGTCCGGTTCTACCGGACAAGGAGTGCAAGGCAGGGCCAAAACTGTGTGGAGCTGCGCTGATTAGAGGCCCCCTGGCGACCTCGCAGCCACAGCGCATTCTCGGTTAGCGGCCTCCCCTCCCGTCAGATTCCCTTCGGGCATCTGACCTACGTGTTGGACCTACAAAGCGTTGTGGTGAGCGTGTGGTGCTGGCTTCATTGTGGGGCGTGGGTGGAGTAGACTACGCAGGTCGCGAATCATCGAAAACAGT
This window of the Pirellula staleyi DSM 6068 genome carries:
- a CDS encoding helix-hairpin-helix domain-containing protein — its product is MRPSPTETTPPATRTRNGDSGSPLLAAGAVASPTNVAAEPQRWWSLSRRDQCLVFAGLAAGALLLAYQWTHAGDRIDFETQPLVVLDFKLDINGADWPELCLLPGVGESLAQSIVEDRQRRGPFASHEDLLRVRKLGPKTLAAIRPYLLPLEESQGPNAAEVGGASPPNLVD
- a CDS encoding DUF4339 domain-containing protein, giving the protein MNGTWFFHHGGQDYGPVSTEQLSQLLAAGQLTPEHPVRRASDAQWMPAASFAELRSSAAPAAAAASETKAKPPVKKPPQRVAPAPPPPPPPAAAPPAAMAPRPVAPMAMPLPPGAIPAGGAVPVGGPVPVRAAVPMAMPLAHGAPVAIARPVAVVPSSAVPLTAAPLAAVRVAAVQAVGAQPTYAQPGYAQPGYAAPQPAATSASASGAAERPKKKNHQLIILTVLAAAMLGVAVVGGVLIATSGGKEEQLSDADSDTSSTIDADEPSSGNVASSDPSSTPTAETSATTPPATPAAEPGAIASSEPAAPGASETPAAAPAGNQEIAALLAQIKSFGTPKSTLGISGKSGRLCKLSFHQAFISSSATPVRMTSSAASVPSAVGGRMLFIELRIQNTSPETITYEGWNETAVAIHSDGTKLELVPRDKTPTVTRATKMELDPGREITDTLVYVAPATLPTSIKLILPQSTLIAKATRYFAFEIPQQTLFEEPVPDILRTNDIGDGSMRPSGPPILSQEAIDKQIAEAMKNNPELQSTIKNDQGKEPVKPGTPAAPGMVPPAGEIKPGEMKPGAGQPDTTKPDAAAQPDTAPSLMEKPKLQVVPATP